The genomic window GAGAGTCTTTCCTCTGGTCTGAGCCGCAGGTACAGTAACGCCTCCATATAAAGAGCGTACAGTACATGTGAGAGATGGGGATTTTTTTCACAggaagttattttttttatatacaatgCCTTTTGCAGAACTGCTCCGCTACAAGAGGAAACTACTTTAGCAGCAATGGTCCGTACCCAGACTCCATTGACTGGAGGAAGAAAGGAAATTATGTGACAGATGTGAAGAATCAGGTGAAGTTTAACACAACACCAACCTTTTTTATGTCCACATATGCTCTAAGTTAAGAGTAGTGTTAAtgtgcttttttgttgttgtcgttTTGGCACTAAAGGGATCTTGTGGTAGTTGCTGGACTTTTTCTACGACCGGCTGCTTGGAGTCTGTTACTGCCATCGCCACCAGAAGGCTTGTTCCACTGGTGACTTACTTTTACTTCCCTATcaaaactgctgctgttgtattAAAAAGACTGGTGGTTAGCCAAAACTGTTTAACCTAATTTTTACCCATGTTTTTGCATCATacagtcagagcagcagctggtagACTGTGCCCAGGATTTCAACAACCATGGGTGTAATGGGTCAGAGTCTCACACGCATTTTTAAGATTTTAAACCTGTGCACATTAGTCACATGTCTAATAACGACTCTTAATGTGTCTTCCAGAGGTCTCCCCAGTCAAGCATTTGAATACATCATGTATAACAAGGGTCTGATGACGGAGCAGGACTATCCATACAAGGCTGTGGTAACGAATTGTGCTGTTACAGCTTTACACCTTCTAAACATCAGGTTTAatcgcttttttttttaggaaggTATTTGCTTGTATAAACCACAACtggctgctgcttttgtgaaggATGTGATGAACATAACAGCGGTGAGTGATGATCAATGTccattttttctcattttcataATGAAACGTGTGAGTGACAGTGTTTGTCTGTTACTGGTTAGTATGATGAGATGGGAATGGTGGACGCTGTGGCCACACGCAATCCTGTCAGCTTAGCCTTTGAGGTGACCTCTGACTTCATGCATTACGATAAAGGCGTATACACCAGGTGAGAGAATGTCAAGGAGACAATATCACATCTATTCCTTATGACTGTACATAACCACAAGTACGGTAGCTCTTTTAAAACAATGCAAAGCTTCTTTTAAAAATAATCTAGATTGATAATAGGTTTGTCAGTGTATACGCTACATGTTTTGTGCTAAACCAAAGTTCTGTCTGTCCCTGCTCCTGATTTAAAACAACTGATACAACTGACTCCTGTTCCTGCTCTCAGCACTGAATgccacaacactgcagacaagGTGAACCATGCTGTGCTAGCCGTTGGCTATGGAGAAGAGAACGGGAGTCCTTATTGGATAGTAAAGAACTCGTGGGGACCCAACTGGGGCATAGACGGGTAATTTGTTCAACTCTGCCACATGTTTGTATTTCTTGCTAAATGTATACATGAAACTATAAAAAAGAAATGCTTTCGTCACAGATATTTCCTGATTGAACGTGGGAGGAACATGTGTGGACTCGCAGCCTGCTCATCTTTCCCTGTGGTGTGATTGTTGTTTTTACGTCATTGTACactaaaaaaaggacagaaaggGAATTCTAATCACAGTatggtttttaaaaattcatgaTGAATATGTACAATACACACTTTATAATCAATGATGACTTCAAAGGAAATCTTTCATATTAAATTCACACAATAAACTTTATCTACTGGTTTGAGTCAGAACTTATAAAACGGATGTTCAaattttatataaatgtatggCTGACAAAGTAAAGGCTAAACAAAACTAAATGTTATGCAGTGGAGCCTTGGTTGAGCCCTAAAAATATAGCACTAAGACAATTTATTTTTAGTGTAGTGACCATAGACGTATATGAAAGATGGATGCAGCCATCTTGGCGCATTACTGTGCAAAATCCTGTTTTGAAGCCTGGATTTCTTTACTTCCCGGTCGCCATCTTGACATTTTTGAGCCAGAAGTGAACATATTTGGGAAATTTTGAGATGCAAGGTCTTCTTTGTTTTACTATACAACAAGTAGTATAAGCAGCTAATTcagcaagtttgattgctgcagctgaagcattgctttgaacactgatgtgaaggattgctctgaattgcacACTGCCCGTTTTGACCGTAAAAACAATTGTTATCCCTTTACCCAGCCTTTACACTTTACTCCAAAAACCTTATATGAAAATAATATTTGTTCTCCTTTTTACAATGTCTGCTTCCATTTATAATTCATAACAGTTCTATTGTACTGTAGGGTACAGTTACCCCTTATCAATATTCAAACTTACCCTGTAATAGTATTtacatttaatgtattttcttttcaATGAATAAAAGTATTTCTGAGGTTCTTAATTGTACATGGACATCAGTATGAATTTGATCTTTACTCATCATTAGTAATACAGGCAGTGTCCTTGTTCAAAGTGTCCTGTTAATTTCCCATGGTAAAGCCCAGAGTGTTGTGAAGTCAGCGACAACAAAAGCACTCGTACTGTTATAGCAAGATTGTCTAGGGTTTCAATTACACTGGCACATTAAAGACAAATAATATTGTAGTTTTTGAAAATCTTACATAGTGACACTTCACTGTAGATGGTGGTGCTCAGGACACTCAGCTgcaggacagatgaagtcttCAATCCATCCAGACACTAGTGCAGGTGGGAAACATCCTTGTctcctgacaaacacacagggctGATTCAATATCCTGCAAACTTCATTCAAAGCTTGTCTTAGCTCACCTCAACGAGGTGCAGGACACACCAGCTTCTATATACAGACAGCCTGCCCTGGAGTCATACAGCTCAGTATCACAGTATTTATAGAAACTCATTCAGACTGGCCAATACATAATGACCACTGCTGTAATTGCACACTAGGAATGAATTGAAAAGGATCTGTTATGTACTGTAGTAATTGTTGCTTCATGGCTGGTAAGAGAAGTTTACACAGCTAACTTCAAGCCTCAGACAGCAGATAGTACAACTTTTTATATTCTGTGAGAATGAGAAGAACTTTCATGACATATGCTGGCTAGAATTGAAGCTAAGGCAAACACCAGGCTAGCAGCAAGCTAACAATATCGAGATGTGGAGGTGGAAGAATAAAGTTCTGAGGAAAACAGAACTCACCGGAGCTGCCTAGACTATGTGGGGTATCAGTCCATGGATAAGACCGCAGAAGACAGGAACACATCAAACTTTCAGGATTTTAAAACCCGAGGAAGAAATACAGGCCGCCCATTGGATCCGAGCAGTGATGACGCATACAGGTGGGCGAGCGGCTCACCGGTTTACCTGCAACACCGCCACCAGCCGGCAGGGGGAGTGTCTGGCTTCATTGACGCCCATTCAAAAATCGTCAAATTCTCCTATTACGCTACATTTAGTTTGTGTATCAGTGTCTTGCTGGCttttgtgtggtttgtgtgatGACAAGTCAGACTGTTTGTACAGAAAAGATCAtctgagaaaataaaaacacaaaccctTAAATGCATATAGGAACTTTACGTTACAGTGGCATAAATACAAGAAGTAATCTGACGGGTGCATTTAATTTGCAGGGACCAGAAAGTGAAGAAGTTGTATCTAATCTGATAAAACGACATCCATGCCAGACCAAAATCTAGTAATTGTTCATGTAGGAGCCCCACTTTTAGCGAATAAAACCAGCCCCGGGTTGACGTATGACTACATTTCCCAGGAGCCCTCCTCGTCATCCAATAAGGAGTCTCTTTGTTGAATACGCGCAAAATCTCAATGGCTGTGTAGTGAGCGCTCTGACAGATAACGATAAGGCTGCAGTTAAAACTAATTGAAAAGACTGTCTAAGTTTATTGAACTTTATTGAACTGTAAACCAGCAAACGACAAACACACCGCGAGCCCCTGGAGACTTGTCTCATCTTTTGTCGCGTGCAATGCTGAAGAAACTACCCGCTACTTCGACTTGAATCGCCAGCTAGCTACTCGCTAGCTCTGCTCCTCAACAACAATGTCCAGTCTTCCACTAAATAACCTGAAGGAACAGCTGGCAAGACATAGCAATGCTGCTCAGAGCAAGCTGTCTCTGAACAAACCCAAAACAGGGTAAGTGAGGCGAAATTAGCACAAAGATAGAAAACACTAGCTAACTCCCTGGTTTGCAGCTATGCTAACAGTTCACCAGTGATAATAGCACAACAGAGCTATGTTAGTGATAACTTACCGTTTGCTTCTCTGGATACAAAACTAGTTTTACAACGCGATGTCGAAATTCATTTTGCACGCAGTTAGCTGTCTGCGAGGTGATGTTTACAGTGTTTATCGCAACTGGAAACATTACATTAGACCTAGTGCAAAATCATGCCATAATTTACCACAGACCCCCAAGTCCTCTCACTGCACTCCCCACATCAGAAACTGTGCCTAAATATTGTTAAAGTCTCTCTCATGACCACACTGCTTAAGTAATTGTTTGAGTTGTACTATTGCAGCACATATATGTCCTGTGTTGTTAATCTCTCACATTGTTTCTGTTTCAGGGCATTTTGTTTCAAAAAGAAGTCATCATCTGGAACATCTAAAGTGGAAGTCCCGACCAAGGTAAACAGCTCAAATGTTTTGGCAAACAGGAATGTCAATGCCCCTAGTAAGAACACTTTGGTGACTAAACCTCCTTTGGCATTTTCAAACAAGCTTGGGAGATGTCAAAAATCCAAAATCAACAACTTCTTCACTGTAAGTCCAGGATGTCAGACCGTTTCAGCTTTGTCTGGTACTAAGGTGACTCCAGCCCCAACTAAATCTGACAACCAGTCTTGTAGTGGCAATGGACTCAATTCCACAGGTCTTGATGCATCTCGTGAATTCCCGATGGATGACTGGGATGATTTTGATGACTTTGAAATGCCTGCCAAATCAAAAAATGACTCATTCAGTTCAGAGATATCTGTGAGGTGCAGCAATCCTCCCAAGATACCAGAGTTAGGCAGCAAGAATGGGGAACAATCAAGCATGGAAGCAGAAGAGCTGGAGCACTCTGTCAAGGCCTCTGTAGTTTCACCAGGACCTAGCCTGACTCATAAACCAGCAGATTTGGAACTTGATGATTCTCCTGTTAAAATGAGCAGGAAACATCCTCCTGCACATCTAAGATCTGTCATAAGTGACAGTGAAGAGGATAATGAAGAACAAACAGGTAaacagctgtttattttttactcagACACCAGGTGTTAACATTACAGAAACAAAAAccacattaaatatttatttttgccttTTAGACAGTAAAACACAGCCTCCTAAGGCGCAATGGATCGACCCAAAGGTAATAGAGGTCGATGACCACTTGGAGCCTGAAGATGACTTTGATTACATCCCTCCTTCACCAATCCCTGATGAGACCTTTTATACTACTTCTACATTGGAGATAGGGTCAGTATATTCAGATTATTGTGTTCACCTTAACAACAAAAGTAGTATTGATCTCCCAATTCATTACAAAAGGCAGGCCAGTTTTTAAACTCCAGATGTAAACTTACATCTGGAGTTTAACCTCTTTGTCGAAAGAAATTCCTGAAGAGTTGCAGTGGTGCAGTTCTGCACCACTGCAACTCTTCAGGAATTTCTTTTCAACAAACTCCTCATCTTGTAATCCTTGGTCTGTGGCCATTTGGGTGTCTTCTACTTGTAATACTGCTGCTGGAGGTTTTGATAGCATCATTGTCTcttatctctctctcacccctaTCAGTCTTATGTGCAAGACTGTGCTAGCCAAAACATTAGTGCTTCTACTGACCGCTCCTTCTTTTGAGAAGGAAAGCAAGAAAGCAGGTGGTGTAAGCAGTGTGCAAGCTCGAAATGAAGATTATGACAGTTGTTGCACatgtttctctcctctgttattGACCTAAAATGTCCAGCTAATCAGCTTATCATAGTTATTTACCTACATTTTATTGCCACCCCCCTCTCTGTCAGTTCATGCTGTAGTTATCATTTTAACACAGAAACTTCAAAGAACAATTGATAAGAAATGTTACTCATCATGCATTCAGCAGTACTTAACTACCTTCTATCCCAACAGAACTAAACCAGTTGAAGCTCAGAGTAGAGACAATGCTCCACAGTCCAAGAAGACCATCACAGCTCTTGATGAACCTTCTGATAACTGCTCGAACGATCAAAAAAGTGAGTGTTGTGCCCCTTTCCCCTGATTATTCTACTCCTTAATAAATAAACACGTCTTTATCATTTTGATCTCTGTAATCTCACAGATGGACAACTTTTCAGTATCATGGAGTCCATTTGTGCTCTGGTTGATTCCATCCCTGAACATGAGCTAATAGCACTGTCATGCGGAAGTGAACTGTTACTGAAGAGGGCTCAGAGGtgtgtttaaatataaaacagCTTTGAGTACGGTATTTATTGCATGATATGTTATATCAGAATGACCTAAGTCATGCTCCTCTCTCCTGCAGGAAGAGGATACTTGCTACTAGTGGTGACTTTTTGTACAGGATGCAGCAGCCAGACAGCACAGTGATTTCTGAACCCAGCTCCAGAGAAACCTCTTTGTCGAACTGTGCTGCATCTACTGTTCTATCATCCAGCACCTCTGTGCCCGTGGATTCCAGGAAGTCTCGTCAGCTCAAGAGATCATCTGTCATCTCTGTGGACTACGACTCTGATCACTCTGACAGTCTTATGAATGTGAAGCCTCTACACAAGAAGGACAGCAGGACAATATGTCTGGAAAATGAAACCATCTGTGACTCTCCATCCACAGACTCCCACAGCAAACATTATTTTAA from Parambassis ranga chromosome 19, fParRan2.1, whole genome shotgun sequence includes these protein-coding regions:
- the ctsh gene encoding pro-cathepsin H encodes the protein MIMKSVVLLVFAFASVTSAFHLSEQDEFHFKLWMTQHNKVYSMREYDQRLQVFTDHKRRIDKHNEGNHSFTMALNQFSDMTFSEFRESFLWSEPQNCSATRGNYFSSNGPYPDSIDWRKKGNYVTDVKNQGSCGSCWTFSTTGCLESVTAIATRRLVPLSEQQLVDCAQDFNNHGCNGGLPSQAFEYIMYNKGLMTEQDYPYKAVEGICLYKPQLAAAFVKDVMNITAYDEMGMVDAVATRNPVSLAFEVTSDFMHYDKGVYTSTECHNTADKVNHAVLAVGYGEENGSPYWIVKNSWGPNWGIDGYFLIERGRNMCGLAACSSFPVV